A single window of Halobacillus naozhouensis DNA harbors:
- the prsW gene encoding glutamic-type intramembrane protease PrsW, with translation MMAIFTVAIAPAIALMTFIYLSKRIELEPLPLIIRMFIFGALLVFPLLFIQYAFESEGLFQTPLLKSIFLAGLLEEFFKWFVFMFVIFYHTSFDHHYDGIIYGVAISLGFATLENIIYLFANGIEFAFFRALFPVSSHALFGVLMGFYMGKAKFSSNHRKLYIFLAFVIPFLLHSFYGYFVVSNEWLYYVIPFMIILWLIGVRKIRLANKHHEQLIHTYKNE, from the coding sequence ATTATGGCCATATTTACCGTGGCGATTGCTCCAGCTATTGCACTTATGACTTTTATTTATTTAAGTAAGCGGATCGAACTCGAGCCCTTGCCTCTAATCATACGCATGTTTATATTTGGCGCACTTTTAGTATTTCCGCTGCTGTTTATTCAATATGCTTTTGAAAGTGAAGGGTTATTTCAGACCCCTTTATTAAAATCAATCTTTCTAGCCGGGCTGTTAGAAGAATTCTTTAAATGGTTTGTTTTTATGTTTGTTATTTTTTATCACACTTCATTTGATCATCATTATGATGGAATTATTTATGGAGTCGCGATTAGTTTAGGGTTTGCCACCTTAGAAAATATTATCTATTTATTTGCAAATGGGATTGAATTTGCCTTTTTCCGCGCTTTGTTTCCCGTTTCCTCCCATGCATTATTCGGTGTGTTGATGGGATTCTATATGGGAAAGGCGAAGTTTTCTTCCAATCACCGTAAGTTATATATCTTTTTAGCTTTTGTCATTCCGTTCTTGCTCCATAGTTTTTATGGTTACTTCGTTGTTTCAAATGAATGGCTTTATTATGTGATTCCTTTCATGATCATCCTTTGGTTGATCGGTGTACGTAAAATTAGATTAGCAAACAAGCATCATGAGCAGCTTATTCATACCTATAAAAATGAGTAG
- a CDS encoding Glu/Leu/Phe/Val family dehydrogenase, producing MGSENAANEKNDQLDVLKSTQTVVKKALDKLGYPNEVYDLLKEPVRMMAVRIPVRMDDDSIKIFTGYRAQHNDAVGPTKGGVRFHPNVSEKEVKALSIWMSLKAGIVDLPYGGGKGGIVCDPREMSFRELEGISRGYVRAISQIVGPTKDIPAPDVFTNSQIMAWMMDEYSRIDEFNNPGFITGKPIVLGGSHGRETATAKGVTICIEEAAKKKGIDIEGARVVVQGFGNAGSFLAKFMHDKGAKVIGISDAYGGLHDPDGLDIDYLLDRRDSFGTVTNLFKNTITNEELLELDCDILVPAAIENQITEKNANSVKATIVVEAANGPTTLEATKILSDRGILLVPDVLASAGGVTVSYFEWVQNNQGYYWTEEEVEEKLHKVIVKGFDNVFRTAENRRVDMRLAAYMVGVRKMAEASRFRGWI from the coding sequence ATGTATTAAAGTCCACTCAGACAGTGGTAAAGAAAGCACTTGATAAACTAGGGTATCCAAATGAAGTCTATGATCTTTTAAAAGAGCCCGTTCGCATGATGGCAGTCCGTATACCTGTGCGGATGGATGATGATTCTATAAAGATTTTTACTGGTTACCGTGCACAGCATAATGACGCTGTTGGTCCAACTAAAGGCGGTGTGCGTTTTCATCCGAACGTATCGGAAAAAGAAGTAAAGGCACTGTCGATTTGGATGAGTTTAAAGGCAGGAATTGTTGATTTACCTTACGGTGGAGGTAAAGGTGGAATTGTGTGTGACCCACGCGAAATGTCCTTCAGGGAGCTTGAAGGGATCAGTCGCGGATATGTTCGGGCCATCAGCCAAATTGTGGGACCGACAAAAGACATCCCGGCACCGGACGTATTTACGAATTCGCAAATTATGGCTTGGATGATGGACGAATACAGCCGAATTGACGAATTTAATAACCCTGGATTTATCACAGGGAAGCCAATTGTGTTAGGTGGTTCACACGGCCGGGAAACGGCTACTGCCAAGGGAGTTACCATCTGCATTGAAGAAGCCGCCAAGAAGAAAGGGATTGACATAGAAGGAGCTCGTGTTGTAGTACAGGGCTTTGGGAATGCCGGTAGTTTTCTTGCCAAATTTATGCATGACAAAGGTGCTAAAGTTATTGGGATTTCTGACGCTTACGGTGGATTGCATGATCCTGATGGATTAGACATTGATTACTTACTTGATCGTCGTGATAGCTTCGGAACCGTTACCAACTTATTTAAAAATACCATCACTAATGAAGAATTGCTTGAACTGGATTGTGATATTCTCGTTCCGGCAGCTATTGAGAACCAGATTACAGAGAAAAATGCCAACAGCGTAAAAGCAACGATTGTTGTAGAGGCAGCCAATGGACCAACGACACTTGAAGCAACAAAAATTCTCTCTGATCGGGGAATACTTCTTGTTCCGGATGTGCTTGCCTCAGCAGGTGGTGTGACAGTTTCCTATTTTGAATGGGTTCAAAATAATCAGGGATACTATTGGACGGAAGAAGAAGTGGAAGAAAAGCTTCATAAAGTAATTGTTAAAGGCTTTGATAATGTTTTTCGAACTGCAGAAAACCGCAGAGTGGACATGAGACTCGCTGCCTATATGGTTGGCGTACGCAAAATGGCTGAAGCTTCCAGATTCCGCGGATGGATATAA
- the sleB gene encoding spore cortex-lytic enzyme, giving the protein MLVLFIQPFAELNHIKPVHAFSNQVIQHGAVGDDVIELQSRLQYLGYYNGEIDGVFGWGTYWALRNFQYEFGMKVDGLAGPKVKQKLVEASKYDEGYVKKQIRKGNDFTHYGGMPNKQQTEQPSQEQQSQQQQQQQKQTASPPQEPTAVNVPSGYSQNDIQLMANAVHGEGRGEPYVGQVAVAAVILNRVESASFPDSISGVIFEPRAFTAVSDGQIWLTPDETAKRAVIDAINGWDPSGGALYYFNPNTATSDWIWSRPQIKRIGKHIFCM; this is encoded by the coding sequence ATGTTAGTTTTATTCATTCAACCCTTTGCTGAGTTGAATCATATTAAACCGGTTCATGCCTTCTCAAATCAAGTCATTCAACACGGTGCTGTTGGCGACGATGTGATTGAATTACAGTCCCGTTTACAATATCTAGGGTATTATAACGGAGAGATCGACGGAGTGTTCGGCTGGGGGACATACTGGGCTCTTCGAAACTTTCAATATGAATTTGGAATGAAGGTGGATGGTCTGGCTGGACCAAAGGTCAAACAGAAGTTGGTGGAAGCCAGTAAGTACGATGAAGGATATGTCAAAAAGCAAATTCGTAAAGGTAATGATTTTACCCATTACGGAGGTATGCCTAATAAACAACAGACAGAACAGCCTTCGCAGGAACAACAATCACAACAACAGCAACAACAGCAAAAGCAGACAGCTTCTCCTCCACAAGAACCAACCGCAGTGAATGTTCCGAGTGGCTATTCACAGAATGATATTCAGCTGATGGCTAATGCTGTGCACGGGGAAGGACGAGGAGAGCCATATGTTGGGCAGGTAGCTGTTGCAGCAGTAATCTTAAATCGGGTTGAAAGTGCATCATTTCCTGACTCGATTTCAGGAGTCATCTTTGAACCGCGAGCTTTTACAGCTGTTAGTGACGGTCAAATCTGGTTAACTCCGGATGAAACAGCCAAACGCGCCGTCATCGATGCTATTAACGGCTGGGATCCATCGGGCGGGGCTTTGTATTATTTCAATCCAAATACAGCTACATCCGATTGGATATGGTCAAGGCCGCAGATTAAGCGAATTGGAAAACATATATTCTGTATGTAA
- a CDS encoding asparaginase: protein MKRILIIHTGGTISMKENKETGEVNTDDNHPLEEISSFLVGTTIIEDEFLFHLPSPHIRPDHMLMLGRFIHEKLVKEKFDGIVITHGTDTLEETAYFLDLFLQTKKPIIVTGAMRSSNEIGSDGLYNLLTAIRVASCDEAQDKGVLVVMNDEIHTARNVTKTSTSNVATFQSPQYGPIGITTKKDVFFHHKTTSHDSYPIQQISKKVALIKAYAGMDGILIDAARTGGIDGMVIEALGQGNLPPETVGAIKETIQAGIPIVLVSRCYQGIVQDTYSYEGGGRQLRDMGVIFANGLTGPKARIKLMVALEMTNNPIELSPMFSY, encoded by the coding sequence ATGAAACGGATTTTGATCATTCATACAGGTGGAACAATTTCGATGAAAGAAAATAAAGAAACAGGTGAAGTTAATACGGATGATAATCATCCTTTAGAAGAAATTTCTTCTTTTCTGGTGGGGACAACAATCATAGAGGATGAATTTTTATTTCATCTCCCTTCTCCTCATATCCGTCCGGATCACATGCTGATGCTTGGCCGTTTTATTCATGAAAAGCTGGTAAAAGAAAAGTTTGATGGAATCGTGATCACTCATGGGACTGATACTTTAGAGGAAACAGCCTATTTTCTTGATCTGTTTTTACAAACTAAGAAACCAATCATCGTTACAGGGGCTATGCGTTCGAGTAATGAAATTGGATCAGATGGACTTTATAATTTATTAACGGCTATCCGTGTTGCGAGTTGTGATGAAGCTCAGGACAAGGGTGTATTAGTTGTCATGAACGATGAAATCCATACAGCACGTAATGTAACAAAAACGTCAACGAGTAATGTAGCGACTTTTCAGAGTCCTCAGTATGGGCCCATAGGGATTACTACAAAGAAGGATGTGTTTTTCCATCATAAAACAACCAGTCATGACTCTTATCCCATTCAGCAGATCAGTAAAAAGGTAGCCTTGATAAAGGCCTATGCTGGTATGGATGGGATATTAATTGATGCTGCACGAACAGGTGGAATTGATGGAATGGTGATTGAAGCATTAGGGCAGGGAAACTTGCCTCCAGAAACCGTTGGAGCTATTAAAGAAACGATCCAAGCAGGTATTCCTATTGTTCTGGTCTCTAGATGCTATCAAGGTATTGTTCAAGACACTTACAGTTATGAAGGCGGAGGGAGACAACTGAGGGACATGGGTGTTATCTTTGCAAACGGACTTACTGGACCTAAAGCCAGAATCAAACTGATGGTGGCATTGGAAATGACAAACAATCCAATCGAATTGTCTCCTATGTTCAGTTATTAA
- the ypeB gene encoding germination protein YpeB: MFRWITITVLAITIIGLGVFGYKEHQEKNAILLQAENNYQRAFHELTYDMDLLHDKIGATLAMNTRAQISPQLAEIWRLTSEAKSNVGQLPLTLLPFNKTEEFLSNIGEFSYNTSVRDLEKKPLTEEEIKGLEALYKQSGKIKDELRQVQSMVLSENLRWMDVQLALATSDENGDNTIINGFKTVEKSMEGYHETNMQTGIASTGSKEELNKIKGEKITKEQAKEIATKWLKGVDKSGLTLTSSGKGAKVDTFTASYQKGDTNGYIDLTKKGGHPLTVMISRTVKEPKISLYKGSEKAKSYLERIDLTDVELVESNQYEHVGVYRFVYSKDGIRHYPDSVRVKVALDNGDLLGLTAIDYYSHHDNEALKEPAISEEEAREKVNPSLEIREQHLSVIENEAEEQVLCYEFLTTMDDETYRIFINAWDGSEEKVEILHSVEPKFKTSL; this comes from the coding sequence ATGTTTCGCTGGATTACAATTACTGTATTAGCAATTACGATAATCGGACTTGGCGTTTTTGGGTATAAAGAACATCAAGAGAAAAATGCGATACTTTTGCAAGCAGAGAACAATTATCAACGGGCCTTTCATGAGCTTACCTATGACATGGATTTGCTGCATGATAAAATTGGGGCAACATTGGCCATGAATACGAGAGCTCAAATCTCTCCACAATTGGCTGAAATTTGGAGACTTACTTCTGAAGCTAAATCAAATGTAGGTCAGCTCCCTTTAACACTGCTCCCATTTAATAAAACGGAAGAGTTCTTATCTAATATAGGGGAGTTTTCTTACAATACTTCTGTAAGAGACTTAGAAAAAAAACCACTTACAGAAGAAGAAATTAAAGGTCTTGAAGCTCTTTATAAGCAATCAGGTAAAATAAAAGACGAACTACGACAGGTTCAAAGCATGGTATTAAGTGAGAATCTACGTTGGATGGATGTACAGCTAGCTTTAGCAACGAGTGATGAAAATGGTGATAATACGATCATCAATGGGTTTAAAACCGTAGAGAAGTCTATGGAAGGATATCATGAAACAAATATGCAAACGGGAATAGCTTCAACTGGTTCAAAAGAAGAATTGAATAAAATTAAAGGTGAAAAGATTACCAAGGAACAAGCAAAAGAGATAGCAACCAAATGGTTAAAAGGTGTAGACAAGTCAGGCTTAACGCTTACTTCTAGCGGAAAAGGCGCAAAAGTTGATACGTTTACAGCCTCTTATCAAAAGGGAGATACCAACGGCTATATTGACTTAACGAAAAAAGGCGGCCATCCTTTAACAGTTATGATCAGTCGAACGGTTAAAGAACCTAAGATCAGCTTGTATAAGGGATCCGAGAAAGCCAAGTCGTATCTAGAACGGATTGACTTAACAGATGTAGAACTAGTTGAAAGCAATCAGTATGAGCATGTGGGGGTCTATCGATTTGTCTACAGTAAGGATGGTATTCGCCATTATCCTGACTCTGTTCGAGTAAAAGTGGCACTCGATAATGGAGATCTGCTTGGCCTTACTGCAATCGATTATTACAGCCACCACGATAACGAGGCGTTGAAAGAACCAGCGATTTCTGAAGAGGAAGCGCGCGAAAAAGTAAATCCGAGTCTGGAAATTCGCGAACAACACTTATCTGTAATCGAAAATGAGGCTGAAGAACAAGTTCTCTGTTATGAATTTTTAACAACGATGGATGATGAGACCTATCGAATCTTTATTAATGCATGGGATGGAAGTGAGGAAAAAGTAGAAATTCTCCATTCCGTAGAACCTAAGTTCAAAACTTCTCTTTAA
- a CDS encoding YpdA family putative bacillithiol disulfide reductase — MLQEKVIIIGAGPCGMSAAIELKKQGIDPLLIEKGNVVNSIYHYPTHQTFFSSSEKLEIGEIPFITERQKPVRNEALSYYRAVADREQLRVHAFEKVMSVQKLEEGFQIHTNNNSGESVEYSAEYVIVATGYYDQPNYMNVKGEDLDKVKHYFKEAHPYYDKDVVIIGGKNSAADAALELVKAGAKVSVLYRGEDYSKSIKPWILPQFEALVRKGIVHMDFCAHVLEITNQEVIYECQGTEKRIKNDFVFAMTGYRPDHKFLTNMGVTMDEGSGRPTFNEYTMETNVSGIYIAGVIAAGYNNNEIFIENGRFHGRQIAQDIVQK; from the coding sequence GTGCTACAAGAAAAGGTAATTATTATCGGGGCTGGACCTTGTGGAATGAGCGCAGCCATAGAACTTAAAAAGCAAGGGATTGATCCGCTGCTGATTGAAAAAGGAAATGTAGTCAATTCCATCTATCATTATCCCACACATCAAACATTTTTCAGTTCGAGTGAGAAGCTTGAAATTGGTGAGATTCCTTTTATTACAGAACGTCAAAAACCAGTACGAAACGAAGCTCTTTCTTATTACAGGGCAGTAGCAGACCGTGAACAATTACGTGTACATGCGTTTGAAAAAGTAATGTCAGTACAGAAATTGGAAGAAGGATTTCAAATTCACACAAATAATAATAGTGGGGAATCAGTCGAATACTCTGCTGAATACGTTATTGTAGCTACAGGATATTACGACCAGCCCAATTATATGAATGTAAAAGGAGAAGACCTTGACAAAGTTAAGCATTACTTTAAAGAGGCGCATCCTTATTATGATAAAGACGTCGTCATCATTGGCGGGAAAAATTCTGCTGCAGATGCTGCTCTTGAGTTAGTAAAGGCAGGAGCAAAGGTGTCGGTACTTTATCGTGGAGAAGATTATTCGAAAAGTATTAAGCCCTGGATACTTCCTCAATTCGAGGCACTTGTTCGAAAAGGAATTGTACACATGGACTTCTGTGCTCATGTCTTGGAAATTACGAATCAAGAAGTCATCTATGAGTGTCAGGGGACAGAGAAGCGCATCAAGAATGACTTTGTCTTTGCTATGACCGGATATCGTCCAGACCATAAATTCCTAACGAACATGGGGGTTACGATGGATGAAGGATCAGGTCGCCCAACATTTAATGAATATACAATGGAAACAAACGTATCTGGTATTTATATAGCCGGCGTGATAGCAGCAGGTTATAATAATAACGAAATATTCATTGAGAATGGACGCTTTCATGGTCGCCAGATTGCACAAGATATTGTTCAAAAATAA